Proteins co-encoded in one Bemisia tabaci chromosome 9, PGI_BMITA_v3 genomic window:
- the LOC140225388 gene encoding uncharacterized protein, which yields MNNLKLKRLAANRWIQKSSLTQFHPKVCYSHISENPKSRLTASLHGSNIYKHPSNCSCAHSVFSNRFCMITAFSNCSQLHQLHTTSQYNMPPFISRRVYIQWHPSDMPPSAPSEPTSTLVLSDTSAPEGTGRFVDVRIHQHALTKPNNNILSAADIDWAIAGVCTSTPLNPEHQENKEVVYTRKASFLHEIDSRGSDYTDEGLMCPTTDGSGDELEHAVIFNPEEGVLMACEERWTDSDADLLPGRNRKECIIMRIRRTTDNAYKGQLLLLGTHMQAIVAGNSGELHLQRWEYKTNDVGRWELIASLGAKGIIPNPDHILAGGDLKVNGLVWEVIKKIEW from the exons ATGAATAATTTAAAGCTGAAAAG GTTAGCGGCTAACCGATGGATACAAAAATCTTCACTCACTCAGTTTCATCCCAAGGTATGTTACTCTCATATTTCTGAAAACCCAAAAAGTCGCCTCACTGCCTCTCTGCATGGTAGTAATATTTATAAACACCCGTCAAATTGTTCTTGTGCTCATTCAGTTTTTAGCAATAGATTTTGCATGATCACAGCATTCTCGAATTGTTCACAATTGCACCAATTGCACACTACGTCACAGTACAATATGCCACCGTTTATTTCGCGCCGTGTCTATATCCAGTGGCACCCTTCGGACATGCCACCCTCGGCACCATCGGAGCCAACATCTACTCTGGTTCTCAGTGACACCTCCGCGCCAGAGGGAACAGGCCGATTTGTTGATGTTCGAATCCATCAGCATGCCCTCACTAAACCGAACAACAACATCCTATCCGCAGCTGATATTGATTGGGCCATTGCTGGGGTTTGCACTTCAACACCTCTTAATCCAGAACatcaagaaaataaagaagttGTGTACACTCGCAAAGCAtcgtttttgcatgagatcgaTTCGCGCGGCAGTGACTATACTGATGAAGGGCTTATGTGTCCAACAACTGATGGTTCGGGTGATGAGCTGGAACATGCTGTCATTTTCAACCCTGAGGAAGGAGTTTTGATGGCTTGTGAGGAACGTTGGACAGATTCAGACGCAGATCTGCTTCCTGGGCGCAACAGGAAGGAGTGCATTATTATGAGGATTCGGCGGACGACGGATAATGCTTACAAAGGCCAGCTCCTTTTACTCGGAACGCACATGCAGGCAATCGTTGCTGGGAACTCCGGGGAACTACATCTGCAGCGGTGGGAGTATAAAACGAATGATGTGGGTAGATGGGAACTCATTGCATCATTGGGGGCTAAGGGCATCATTCCGAACCCAGATCACATCTTGGCAGGAGGAGATTTAAAAGTCAACGGTCTTGTATGGGAAGTTATTAAAAAGATTGAATGGTAA
- the LOC109036839 gene encoding uncharacterized protein — MTTLTWSSCSAPIASPPSRPRTRSSAPTPDSTPGATPRPKKAPAAPSTATQSAHREGTRWRCVRWVSELARLLRLRVDPAQRERADVRPGEPAAGVRDLLRRRRHPRGGGQRQHSWSQFQYATDVEVRIRSSDAAPLGPPANVVIRPSRIPYRIYSPRPDTILVCVPFDPAGRRFSVEFQNDLIRYRTDGVGYVEEGGVVVSEEPRNALLIFASPFIPPQLVPAKMDPDVQVLKPGKIVDGTIGTRCSKLSLASSPAQ, encoded by the exons atgACGACTTTGA CCTGGTCCTCATGCTCGGCTCCGATTGCGAGCCCTCCGTCTCGGCCCCGAACCAGGAGCTCGGCGCCGACCCCCGACTCCACACCTGGGGCCACGCCAAGGCCCAAAAAAGCACCAGCCGCCCCGTCGACCGCGACGCAGTCCGCGCATCGCGAAG GTACAAGGTGGCGGTGCGTGCGGTGGGTTTCGGAGCTGGCGCGACTCCTTCGTCTACGAGTCGATCCCGCGCAACGGGAACGGGCGGATGTACGACCCGGCGAACCCGCGGCGGGAGTTCGAGATCTCCTCCGGCGACGGCGTCACCCTCGAGGCGGCGGCCAACGTCAACATAGCTGGTCCCAGTTCCAGTACGCCACCGACGTGGAGGTCCGCATCCGCTCCAGCGACGCCGCCCCCCTCGGGCCCCCCGCCAACGTCGTCATCCGCCCCTCCCGCATCCCCTACCGCATCTACTCCCCGCGCCCGGACACCATCCTCGTCTGCGTCCCCTTCGACCCCGCCGGGCGGAGGTTCTCCGTCGAGTTCCAGAACGACCTCATCCGCTATCGAACTGACGGTGTCGGCTACGTCGAGGAAGGCGGGGTCGTCGTCAGCGAGGAGCCCAGGAACGCCCTCCTCATCTTCGCCAGCCCCTTCATCCCGCCCCAACTCGTTCCCGCCAAGATGGACCCCGATGTGCAAGTCCTCAAACCCGGCAAAATCGTCGACGGCACCATCGGAACCAG
- the LOC109036842 gene encoding uncharacterized protein, with protein MQLFHVSGIRHQRCPREESHQTSPEHNFVYFEPGTYIKGALEYTTAKDFFTVGHGVLSGENYAYQANTLQGYVSSKDDRSSLRLISHQAVSDNQTWTCVGVTLNAPPFNSVDLFPREATNHEEDNRVRIRVEDYKQVGAFYFQTDGLPAHGGSITSVFLHANDDALKLYYSDAHVTDVVVWKVHNDPVIQLGWKPRNISNVVVDTVDVIHSRWAFSQTAVPSAIIGAAPYYTDPKLVDAGRTISAVVRNLRCEGKCAALLRIAPMNTYDLRIETVRFDELLADDRARLGMSLVGTKISDQEDAYVHGQEVLRMGIHVRDWLIAGRRVCADNWRSEELGQLNFNIGFWGQWSIA; from the exons ATGCAGCTCTTCCATGTGTCAGGAATACGTCAT CAACGGTGTCCTCGGGAAGAGTCACATCAAACTTCACCCGAACACAACTTCGTTTACTTCGAGCCGGGGACCTACATCAAGGGGGCGCTCGAGTACACGACCGCCAAAGACTTCTTCACCGTCGGCCACGGCGTTCTCTCCGGCGAGAACTACGCCTACCAGGCCAACACGCTCCAAGGCTACGTTTCCAGCAAGGATGACAGGTCCAGTCTCAGACTAATCTCCCACCAG GCGGTAAGCGACAACCAGACGTGGACGTGTGTCGGCGTGACGCTCAACGCCCCGCCGTTCAACTCGGTGGACCTCTTCCCGAGGGAGGCGACCAATCACGAGGAGGACAACAGGGTGAGGATCCGGGTCGAGGACTACAAGCAGGTCGGGGCTTTCTATTTCCAGACGGACGGCTTGCCCGCCCACGGAGGCTCCATCACCTCCGTCTTCCTCCACGCCAACGACGACGCCCTCAAGCTCTACTATTCCGACGCCCACGTCACCGACGTCGTCGTCTGGAAG GTGCACAACGACCCGGTGATCCAGCTGGGCTGGAAGCCGCGGAACATCTCGAACGTGGTGGTGGACACGGTGGACGTGATCCACAGCCGGTGGGCGTTCTCGCAGACGGCGGTGCCCTCGGCGATCATCGGGGCGGCGCCGTACTACACGGACCCGAAGCTGGTGGACGCCGGGCGGACTATCTCGGCGGTGGTGCGGAACCTCCGCTGCGAGGGGAAGTGCGCCGCCCTCCTCCGCATCGCCCCGATGAACACCTACGACCTCCGCATCGAGACGGTCCGCTTCGACGAGCTCCTCGCCGACGACCGCGCCCGGCTCGGCATGAGCCTCGTCGGCACCAAAATCAGCGACCAGGAGGACGCCTACGTCCACGGACAGGAGGTCCTCCGCATGGGCATCCACGTCCGGGATTGGCTCATCGCCGGCCGGAGGGTCTGCGCCGACAACTGGCGCTCCGAGGAGCTCGGACAGCTCAACTTCAACATCGGCTTTTGGGGACAGTGGAGCATCGCTTGA